In one Streptomyces sp. NBC_01288 genomic region, the following are encoded:
- the rplP gene encoding 50S ribosomal protein L16, with protein MLIPRRVKHRKQHHPKRRGQAKGGTQVSFGEYGIQALTPAYVTNRQIEAARIAMTRHIKRGGKVWINIYPDRPLTKKPAETRMGSGKGSPEWWIANVHPGRVMFELSYPNEKIAREALTRAAHKLPMKCRIVKREAGEA; from the coding sequence ATGCTGATCCCCCGTAGGGTCAAGCACCGCAAGCAGCACCACCCCAAGCGCCGTGGTCAGGCCAAGGGCGGTACGCAGGTTTCGTTCGGCGAGTACGGCATTCAGGCCCTCACGCCGGCGTACGTGACGAACCGCCAGATCGAGGCCGCCCGTATCGCGATGACCCGCCACATCAAGCGTGGCGGCAAGGTCTGGATCAACATCTACCCGGACCGCCCGCTCACGAAGAAGCCTGCCGAGACCCGCATGGGTTCCGGTAAGGGTTCTCCCGAGTGGTGGATCGCGAACGTGCACCCGGGCCGGGTCATGTTCGAGCTGTCCTACCCCAACGAGAAGATCGCCCGTGAGGCCCTCACTCGCGCAGCGCACAAGCTGCCGATGAAGTGCCGGATCGTCAAGCGCGAGGCAGGTGAAGCGTGA
- the rpsC gene encoding 30S ribosomal protein S3, translated as MGQKVNPHGFRLGITTDFKSRWYADKLYKDYVKEDVAIRRMMTSGMERAGISKVEIERTRDRVRVDIHTARPGIVIGRRGAEADRIRGDLEKLTGKQVQLNILEVKNPELDAQLVAQAVAEQLSSRVSFRRAMRKSMQSSMKAGAKGIKIQCGGRLGGAEMSRSEFYREGRVPLHTLRANVDYGFFEAKTTFGRIGVKVWIYKGDVKNIAEVRAENAAARAGNRPARGGGPGGDRPARGGGRGGERGGRGRKPQQAAPAAEAPKAEAPAAAAPVEAAPSSTGGTEA; from the coding sequence ATGGGCCAGAAGGTTAACCCGCACGGGTTCCGGCTCGGCATCACCACGGACTTCAAGTCCCGGTGGTACGCCGACAAGCTGTACAAGGACTACGTCAAGGAAGACGTCGCCATCCGTCGGATGATGACGTCCGGCATGGAGCGCGCCGGCATCTCGAAGGTTGAGATCGAGCGCACCCGTGACCGCGTCCGCGTGGACATCCACACCGCTCGCCCGGGCATCGTCATCGGCCGCCGCGGCGCCGAGGCCGACCGCATCCGCGGCGACCTGGAGAAGCTGACCGGCAAGCAGGTCCAGCTGAACATCCTCGAGGTCAAGAACCCCGAGCTCGATGCCCAGCTGGTCGCTCAGGCCGTCGCCGAGCAGCTCTCCTCCCGCGTCTCCTTCCGTCGGGCCATGCGTAAGAGCATGCAGTCGTCGATGAAGGCCGGCGCCAAGGGCATCAAGATCCAGTGCGGCGGTCGCCTCGGCGGCGCCGAGATGTCCCGCTCGGAGTTCTACCGCGAGGGCCGCGTGCCCCTGCACACGCTCCGCGCGAACGTCGACTACGGCTTCTTCGAGGCCAAGACGACCTTCGGCCGTATCGGTGTGAAGGTCTGGATCTACAAGGGCGACGTCAAGAACATCGCCGAGGTCCGCGCCGAGAACGCCGCTGCCCGTGCGGGTAACCGCCCGGCTCGCGGTGGCGGCCCGGGCGGCGACCGCCCGGCCCGCGGCGGTGGCCGCGGTGGCGAGCGTGGCGGCCGCGGCCGCAAGCCGCAGCAGGCCGCTCCCGCTGCCGAGGCCCCCAAGGCCGAGGCTCCGGCGGCTGCCGCTCCGGTCGAGGCCGCGCCCTCTTCTACCGGTGGAACGGAGGCCTGA
- the rplV gene encoding 50S ribosomal protein L22: MEARAQARYIRVTPMKARRVVDLIRGMDATEAQAVLRFAPQAASVPVGKVLDSAIANAAHNYDHTDAGSLVISEAYVDEGPTLKRFRPRAQGRAYRIRKRTSHITVVVSSKEGTR; the protein is encoded by the coding sequence ATGGAAGCCAGGGCCCAGGCGCGGTACATCCGCGTCACGCCCATGAAGGCCCGCCGCGTGGTGGACCTCATCCGTGGCATGGACGCCACGGAGGCTCAGGCGGTCCTGCGTTTCGCCCCGCAGGCCGCGAGCGTGCCGGTCGGCAAGGTGCTTGACAGCGCCATTGCCAACGCCGCACACAACTACGACCACACCGACGCCGGCAGCCTCGTCATTTCCGAGGCGTACGTCGACGAGGGTCCGACCCTGAAGCGGTTCCGGCCGCGTGCCCAGGGCCGCGCCTACCGGATCCGCAAGCGGACCAGCCACATCACCGTGGTCGTCAGCAGCAAGGAAGGAACCCGGTAA
- the rpsS gene encoding 30S ribosomal protein S19, translating into MPRSLKKGPFVDGHLIKKVDVQNEAGSKNVIKTWSRRSMIVPAMLGHTIAVHNGKTHIPVFVTESMVGHKLGEFSPTRTFRGHVKDDRKSKRR; encoded by the coding sequence ATGCCGCGCAGTCTCAAGAAGGGGCCCTTCGTCGACGGCCACCTCATCAAGAAGGTGGACGTACAGAACGAGGCCGGCTCCAAGAACGTCATCAAGACCTGGTCCCGCCGCTCGATGATCGTCCCGGCCATGCTCGGCCACACGATCGCGGTGCACAACGGCAAGACCCACATCCCGGTGTTTGTCACCGAGTCGATGGTCGGCCACAAGCTCGGCGAGTTCTCGCCGACGCGCACCTTCCGGGGTCACGTCAAGGACGACCGGAAGTCGAAGCGCCGCTAG
- the rplB gene encoding 50S ribosomal protein L2: protein MGIRKYKPTTPGRRGSSVADFVEVTRSTPEKSLVRPLHSKGGRNNSGRVTVRHQGGGHKRAYRVIDFRRHDKDGVPAKVAHIEYDPNRTARIALLHYADGEKRYILAPRNLSQGDRVENGPGADIKPGNNLALRNIPVGTTIHAIELRPGGGAKFARSAGASVQLLAKEGTMAHLRMPSGEIRLVDQRCRATVGEVGNAEQSNINWGKAGRKRWLGVRPSVRGVAMNPVDHPHGGGEGKTSGGRHPVSPWGQKEGRTRSPKKASSKYIVRRRKTNKKR from the coding sequence ATGGGAATCCGCAAGTACAAGCCGACTACGCCGGGCCGCCGTGGCTCCAGCGTCGCCGACTTCGTCGAGGTCACGCGGTCCACGCCGGAGAAGTCGCTGGTCCGCCCGCTGCACAGCAAGGGCGGCCGTAACAATTCCGGTCGTGTGACCGTTCGCCACCAGGGTGGCGGACACAAGCGCGCCTACCGCGTCATCGACTTCCGTCGCCATGACAAGGACGGCGTGCCGGCGAAGGTCGCGCACATCGAGTACGACCCCAACCGCACCGCGCGCATCGCGCTGCTGCACTATGCCGACGGCGAGAAGCGCTACATCCTCGCCCCGCGCAACCTGTCGCAGGGCGACCGTGTCGAGAACGGTCCCGGGGCCGACATCAAGCCGGGCAACAACCTGGCGCTCCGCAACATCCCGGTCGGTACCACGATCCACGCGATCGAGCTCCGTCCCGGTGGCGGCGCCAAGTTCGCCCGCTCCGCCGGTGCCTCCGTGCAGCTGCTGGCGAAGGAGGGCACCATGGCCCACCTTCGTATGCCCTCCGGTGAGATCCGCCTGGTCGACCAGCGCTGCCGCGCCACGGTCGGCGAGGTCGGCAACGCCGAGCAGAGCAACATCAACTGGGGCAAGGCAGGCCGCAAGCGCTGGCTGGGCGTTCGCCCGTCCGTCCGCGGTGTTGCGATGAACCCGGTCGACCACCCGCACGGTGGTGGTGAGGGCAAGACCTCCGGTGGTCGCCACCCGGTCAGCCCGTGGGGTCAGAAGGAGGGTCGTACTCGCTCGCCGAAGAAGGCATCGAGCAAGTACATCGTCCGCCGCCGCAAGACGAACAAGAAGCGCTAG
- the rplW gene encoding 50S ribosomal protein L23 gives MATRHPSIASKAAKAKKVARIAKAKRHETEGKNTVETPISKSFTDPRDVLLKPVVSEKSYALLDEGKYTFIVAPGANKTQIKQAVQAVFSVKVTGVNTINRQGKRKRTKTGFGQRAGSKRAIVTLAEGDRIDIFGGPAA, from the coding sequence ATGGCTACGCGTCACCCGAGCATCGCCTCGAAGGCCGCCAAGGCCAAGAAGGTCGCCCGCATCGCCAAGGCGAAGCGGCACGAGACCGAAGGCAAGAACACCGTCGAGACGCCGATCAGCAAGTCGTTCACGGACCCCCGTGACGTGCTGCTGAAGCCGGTCGTCTCGGAGAAGAGCTACGCGCTCCTCGACGAGGGCAAGTACACGTTCATCGTCGCCCCGGGTGCCAACAAGACCCAGATCAAGCAGGCCGTCCAGGCGGTCTTCTCGGTCAAGGTCACCGGGGTCAACACGATCAACCGTCAGGGCAAGCGCAAGCGCACCAAGACCGGTTTCGGTCAGCGCGCGGGCTCCAAGCGCGCGATCGTGACCCTCGCTGAGGGCGACCGTATCGACATCTTCGGCGGTCCGGCCGCGTAA
- the rplD gene encoding 50S ribosomal protein L4, with the protein MSTIDIQSPSGDNAGTVELPAEIFDVEKISIPLLHQVVVAQLAAARQGTHKVKRRGEVRGGGKKPYRQKGTGRARQGSTRAPQFAGGGVVHGPTPRDYSQRTPKKMKAAALRHALTDRARNARIHVITGVIEGETPSTKAAKSFLGKVSERKNVLLVIERSDEAALLSARNLPQVHILEPGQLNTYDVLVSDDVVFTQAAFESFVSGPQAADTEGSEA; encoded by the coding sequence ATGAGCACCATTGACATTCAGTCGCCCTCCGGCGACAACGCCGGGACCGTAGAGCTCCCGGCCGAGATCTTCGACGTAGAGAAGATCAGCATCCCGCTGCTTCACCAGGTCGTCGTCGCACAGCTGGCCGCCGCCCGTCAGGGCACGCACAAGGTCAAGCGTCGTGGCGAGGTCCGCGGTGGTGGTAAGAAGCCGTACCGCCAGAAGGGCACCGGCCGCGCCCGTCAGGGTTCGACCCGCGCCCCGCAGTTCGCCGGCGGTGGCGTCGTGCACGGCCCGACGCCGCGCGACTACTCGCAGCGGACCCCGAAGAAGATGAAGGCCGCGGCCCTGCGCCACGCCCTCACCGACCGGGCCCGCAACGCTCGCATCCACGTCATCACCGGCGTGATCGAGGGCGAGACCCCCTCCACCAAGGCCGCCAAGAGCTTCCTCGGCAAGGTCAGCGAGCGCAAGAACGTGCTCCTGGTCATCGAGCGCTCCGACGAGGCCGCGCTGCTTTCCGCGCGCAACCTGCCCCAGGTCCACATCCTGGAGCCGGGCCAGCTGAACACGTACGACGTTCTCGTCTCGGACGACGTGGTCTTCACCCAGGCCGCTTTCGAGTCCTTCGTGTCTGGCCCCCAGGCCGCTGACACCGAAGGGAGCGAAGCCTGA
- the rplC gene encoding 50S ribosomal protein L3: protein MAKQIKGILGEKLGMTQVWDENNRVVPVTVVKAGPNVVTQVRTNDSDGYESVQIAFGEIDPRKVNKPLKGHFAKADVTPRRHLVELRTADASEYTLGQEITAEVFEAGVKVDVTGKSKGKGFAGVMKRHNFKGLGAGHGVQRKHRSPGSIGGCATPGRVFKGVRMAGRMGNERVTTQNLTVHAVDAEKGLLLIKGAIPGPNGGLVLVRTAAKGA from the coding sequence ATGGCTAAGCAGATCAAGGGCATCCTGGGCGAGAAGCTCGGCATGACGCAGGTGTGGGACGAGAACAACCGTGTTGTTCCCGTGACCGTCGTCAAGGCCGGCCCGAACGTCGTGACCCAGGTCCGTACGAACGACAGTGACGGCTACGAGTCGGTCCAGATCGCCTTCGGCGAGATCGACCCGCGCAAGGTGAACAAGCCCCTCAAGGGTCACTTCGCCAAGGCCGATGTCACGCCGCGTCGCCACCTCGTCGAGCTCCGCACCGCGGACGCCTCCGAGTACACGCTCGGCCAGGAGATCACCGCTGAGGTGTTCGAGGCCGGCGTCAAGGTCGACGTGACGGGCAAGAGCAAGGGCAAGGGCTTCGCCGGTGTCATGAAGCGTCACAACTTCAAGGGCCTCGGCGCCGGCCACGGTGTCCAGCGCAAGCACCGCTCTCCCGGCTCCATCGGTGGCTGTGCCACCCCGGGCCGTGTGTTCAAGGGCGTCCGCATGGCGGGCCGCATGGGCAACGAGCGGGTCACCACCCAGAACCTGACCGTTCACGCTGTTGACGCGGAGAAGGGACTGCTCCTCATCAAGGGAGCCATCCCGGGTCCGAACGGCGGCCTCGTCCTGGTCCGTACCGCGGCCAAGGGGGCCTGA
- the rpsJ gene encoding 30S ribosomal protein S10 has protein sequence MAGQKIRIRLKAYDHEVIDSSAKKIVETVTRTGASVAGPVPLPTEKNVYCVIKSPHKYKDSREHFEMRTHKRLIDILDPTPKTVDSLMRLDLPAGVDIEIKL, from the coding sequence ATGGCGGGACAGAAGATCCGCATCCGGCTCAAGGCCTACGACCACGAGGTCATCGACTCCTCGGCGAAGAAGATCGTCGAGACGGTGACGCGCACTGGTGCGTCGGTCGCGGGCCCGGTGCCGCTGCCCACTGAGAAGAACGTGTACTGCGTCATCAAGTCGCCGCACAAGTACAAGGACTCGCGCGAGCACTTCGAGATGCGCACGCACAAGCGCCTGATCGACATCCTCGACCCCACCCCCAAGACCGTTGACTCTCTGATGCGACTCGACCTCCCGGCCGGTGTCGACATCGAGATCAAGCTCTAG
- a CDS encoding WXG100-like domain-containing protein has protein sequence MSDFTDVIEPTALLRAPSAPDEYAQGPILDTFNSCGDLMSPTYWLTEAYSAVFGFNPLDEAIKWFAGDWESFAKCGDVWGQLGQAVEAVSGNIRSGNRTLDKAWDGRAADAAYTYFHTCAAKLEEIRGEFDKLRTEYDHLAHSAYSTAEAVNGYLSGIIDGLLITAVEMAAGTTLSWTGVGAAVGYGLAALEIATMLRLWGQATQALGNVQGIVNGTVGVVETIGATLYGTVSEFTKIGEYDHPSPSI, from the coding sequence ATGTCCGACTTCACCGATGTCATCGAACCGACAGCTCTGCTCAGGGCCCCGTCCGCCCCGGACGAGTACGCCCAGGGCCCGATCCTCGACACGTTCAACAGCTGCGGCGATCTGATGAGCCCGACGTACTGGCTGACGGAGGCGTACAGCGCGGTCTTCGGCTTCAATCCGCTCGACGAAGCCATCAAGTGGTTCGCCGGCGACTGGGAGTCGTTCGCCAAGTGCGGTGATGTCTGGGGCCAGTTGGGCCAGGCCGTCGAGGCGGTCTCCGGCAACATCAGGTCCGGCAACAGGACGCTCGACAAGGCATGGGACGGCCGTGCCGCCGACGCGGCGTACACGTACTTCCACACGTGCGCGGCGAAACTCGAAGAGATCAGGGGCGAGTTCGACAAGCTCCGGACGGAGTACGACCACCTCGCCCACTCCGCCTACTCGACGGCCGAGGCCGTCAACGGCTACCTGAGCGGCATCATCGATGGTCTGTTGATCACGGCCGTCGAGATGGCGGCCGGGACGACACTGTCGTGGACCGGCGTCGGCGCGGCGGTGGGCTACGGCCTCGCGGCACTGGAGATCGCCACCATGCTCCGCCTGTGGGGCCAGGCCACCCAGGCCCTCGGCAACGTGCAGGGCATCGTGAACGGCACCGTCGGTGTGGTGGAGACCATCGGCGCGACCCTCTACGGAACGGTCTCCGAGTTCACGAAGATCGGCGAGTACGACCATCCGAGCCCGTCGATCTGA
- a CDS encoding S41 family peptidase: MRITTASSAAALTLLLTAGLAAPAAASRSPERPPAAGLWRMDGYGTVVALTHGTYQEYQTTAVSCLKGDTARRTGPGTYTVGGDVLTVRLGADANHASVATASSAGHKQLHRISSLPADCTRQLPKDPLTSFDVFWQSFEENYPFFAAKGVDWRALRAEYRPRVHADTTRAELFDIFSAMVRPLHDAHVAVQDGDHVFAVGRPGTEPPSPELDTRTKKFIERHDLAGATYRRDFANGRITYADLRGDTGHLGYLRISGFGGYLPQEHASYASQLAELDRALDTILTSKRVNRLHGLIIDVRINGGGSDAMGLHIASRLTDTPYIAYAKRARDDPKNPAHHTRPEPVPVLPAHSPRYTGPIAVLTGGSTVSAGETFTQALMNRPGETLRIGQPTQGVFSDTLTRHLPNGMAAWLPNEEFLTHSGRTFDGTGIPPQVRVPVFTEEEFAAGRDSGFEGAVGVLGGQETPASPQKRSTSSPSGTL, from the coding sequence GTGCGTATCACCACCGCGTCCAGCGCCGCCGCCCTGACCCTGCTTCTCACCGCGGGACTCGCGGCCCCGGCCGCGGCCTCCCGCAGCCCGGAACGACCCCCTGCTGCCGGCCTGTGGCGCATGGACGGCTACGGCACGGTCGTCGCCCTCACCCACGGGACGTACCAGGAGTACCAGACCACCGCCGTGAGCTGCCTCAAGGGCGACACCGCCCGGCGGACGGGCCCGGGGACGTACACGGTGGGCGGCGATGTCCTGACGGTGAGGCTGGGTGCGGACGCGAACCACGCGTCGGTCGCGACGGCCAGCTCGGCGGGCCACAAGCAGCTCCACCGGATCAGTTCCCTACCGGCGGACTGCACCAGGCAGCTGCCGAAGGACCCCCTGACCTCCTTCGACGTCTTCTGGCAGTCCTTCGAGGAGAACTACCCCTTCTTCGCGGCCAAGGGCGTCGACTGGCGGGCGCTGCGGGCCGAGTACCGCCCGCGGGTGCACGCGGACACGACCAGGGCGGAACTGTTCGATATCTTCAGCGCGATGGTGCGTCCGCTGCACGACGCGCACGTCGCGGTCCAGGACGGCGACCATGTGTTCGCAGTCGGCCGCCCCGGCACGGAGCCGCCGAGTCCCGAACTGGACACCAGGACAAAGAAGTTCATCGAGCGGCACGACCTGGCGGGTGCCACGTACCGCCGGGACTTCGCCAACGGCCGCATCACGTACGCGGATCTTCGAGGCGACACCGGCCACCTGGGCTACCTCCGCATCTCGGGCTTCGGCGGCTACCTGCCGCAGGAGCACGCCTCGTACGCGTCCCAACTCGCCGAGCTGGACCGGGCGTTGGACACGATCCTCACGTCGAAGCGGGTGAACCGGCTGCACGGCCTGATCATCGACGTCCGGATCAACGGCGGCGGCTCCGACGCGATGGGCCTCCACATCGCGTCCCGCCTGACGGACACCCCGTACATCGCCTACGCCAAGCGCGCCCGCGACGACCCGAAGAACCCGGCCCACCACACCCGCCCCGAACCGGTCCCGGTGCTCCCGGCCCACTCCCCCCGCTACACCGGCCCGATCGCCGTACTGACCGGCGGCTCGACGGTGAGCGCGGGCGAAACCTTCACCCAGGCCCTGATGAACCGCCCCGGCGAGACCCTCCGCATCGGCCAGCCCACCCAGGGCGTCTTCTCGGACACCCTGACCCGCCACCTACCGAACGGCATGGCGGCCTGGCTTCCGAACGAGGAGTTCCTTACGCACTCCGGCCGGACGTTCGACGGGACGGGGATTCCGCCGCAGGTACGGGTGCCGGTGTTCACGGAGGAGGAGTTCGCGGCGGGGCGGGATTCAGGGTTCGAGGGGGCGGTGGGGGTGTTGGGTGGACAGGAAACGCCGGCAAGCCCTCAGAAGCGTTCGACCTCTTCGCCGTCCGGGACCTTGTAG
- a CDS encoding alpha/beta hydrolase, whose protein sequence is MARPGEPGTARFAADRLIAAALKEATEADEKWAPKLRALKADDDLTVSDKDWVDASSDTKGVTEAGKKYLDSLPQPPKNGSTKDNAEWWKGLTAEEQTAWISMRPDSVGAIDGLPATVRDEANRTVLAEAHGVAQGEYDTWLKQHPEPSPRYQPYIDPYTGTIMKSISVETQEWKDWEESRKSAHKSLDGMDAIQNRFDATGTNGLPDAYLLGFSTEGDGRAIVANGNPDTADHTAVYVPGTTADLGSVDGNINRMVNVWHAADVKAAGQSVSTITWLGYDAPDSVVKDAPFEHYAYDGAPELRNFMDGLDVPHSGDAPAHTTVIAHSYGTNLVGAAAETGHLNADDVVLAGSPGVKVSGADEMDVPKGHVWNEEADGDAVPDLGRWGHGGDRFVIPSDPEFGANQLTTDTEGHSGYWNENSQSLMNQALVVVGKGDEVELKPPPDPWSHMR, encoded by the coding sequence GTGGCTCGACCGGGCGAACCGGGCACGGCGCGGTTCGCCGCCGACCGTCTGATCGCGGCCGCCCTCAAGGAAGCTACTGAGGCGGACGAGAAGTGGGCCCCGAAGCTGCGGGCGTTGAAGGCCGACGACGACCTGACCGTGTCCGACAAGGACTGGGTCGACGCATCCTCGGACACGAAGGGCGTGACCGAAGCCGGCAAGAAGTACCTCGACTCTCTGCCCCAGCCGCCCAAGAACGGCAGCACGAAGGACAACGCGGAGTGGTGGAAGGGGCTCACCGCGGAGGAGCAGACCGCGTGGATCTCCATGCGGCCCGACAGCGTGGGTGCGATCGACGGACTGCCCGCCACGGTCCGGGACGAGGCGAACCGGACCGTGCTCGCCGAGGCGCACGGTGTCGCGCAGGGCGAGTACGACACCTGGTTGAAGCAGCACCCTGAACCCTCGCCGCGCTATCAGCCCTACATCGATCCGTACACCGGGACCATCATGAAGAGCATCAGCGTGGAGACGCAGGAGTGGAAGGACTGGGAAGAGTCCAGAAAGTCCGCCCATAAATCCCTCGACGGCATGGATGCGATTCAGAACCGTTTCGACGCGACCGGCACCAATGGACTTCCCGATGCATACCTCTTGGGGTTCAGCACCGAGGGAGACGGCCGCGCGATCGTCGCCAACGGAAATCCGGACACTGCGGATCACACAGCGGTATATGTTCCGGGTACGACGGCGGATCTGGGGAGTGTCGACGGCAACATCAACCGGATGGTCAATGTCTGGCACGCGGCCGATGTCAAAGCTGCCGGGCAATCCGTTTCCACGATCACCTGGCTCGGCTACGACGCACCTGACAGCGTCGTCAAGGACGCACCGTTCGAACACTACGCATACGACGGGGCACCAGAACTCCGCAATTTCATGGACGGACTCGACGTGCCGCATTCCGGAGATGCACCGGCGCACACCACCGTGATCGCGCATTCGTACGGAACGAACCTTGTCGGCGCGGCGGCCGAGACGGGGCACCTCAACGCCGATGACGTCGTGCTCGCCGGCAGCCCCGGCGTCAAGGTGTCCGGCGCGGATGAGATGGACGTGCCCAAGGGGCATGTGTGGAACGAGGAGGCCGACGGAGACGCGGTGCCGGATCTCGGCCGTTGGGGCCACGGAGGGGACCGCTTCGTCATCCCCAGCGATCCGGAATTCGGTGCCAACCAGCTGACCACCGACACCGAAGGGCACAGTGGTTACTGGAATGAGAACTCCCAGAGTCTGATGAACCAAGCCCTGGTGGTCGTCGGGAAGGGCGATGAGGTGGAACTGAAGCCGCCGCCCGATCCGTGGTCGCACATGAGATAG